The following proteins are co-located in the Pseudomonas synxantha genome:
- the glnA gene encoding glutamate--ammonia ligase — MSKSVQLIKDHDVKWIDLRFTDTKGTQHHVTMPARDALDDAFFEEGKMFDGSSIAGWKGIEASDMILMPDDSTAVLDPFTEDPTLIIVCDVIEPSTMQGYDRDPRAIAKRAEEYLKSTGIGDTVFVGPEPEFFIFDSVKFKSDISGSMFKIFSEQGSWMSDQDIEGGNKGHRPGIKGGYFPVPPFDHDHEIRTSMCNAMEEMGLVIEVHHHEVATAGQNEIGVKFNTLVAKADEVQTLKYCVHNVADAYGRTATFMPKPLYGDNGSGMHVHLSIAKEGKNTFAGEGYAGLSDTALYFIGGIIKHGKALNGFTNPSTNSYKRLVPGFEAPVMLAYSARNRSASIRIPYVSSPRARRIEARFPDPAANPYLAFAALVMAGLDGIQNKIHPGDAADKNLYDLPPEEAKEIPQVCGSLKEALEELDKGRAFLTKGGVFSDDFIDAYIELKSEEEIKVRTFVHPLEYELYYSC; from the coding sequence ATGTCGAAGTCGGTTCAACTCATCAAAGATCATGACGTTAAATGGATTGATCTGCGCTTCACGGACACCAAAGGCACTCAGCACCACGTGACCATGCCGGCTCGCGACGCGCTGGATGACGCTTTCTTCGAAGAAGGCAAAATGTTCGACGGCTCCTCCATTGCTGGCTGGAAAGGCATCGAAGCTTCCGACATGATCCTGATGCCGGACGACAGCACTGCCGTGCTCGACCCGTTCACCGAAGACCCAACCCTGATCATCGTCTGCGACGTGATCGAGCCTTCGACCATGCAAGGCTACGACCGCGACCCACGTGCGATCGCCAAGCGTGCCGAGGAATACCTGAAGTCCACCGGTATCGGTGACACCGTATTCGTTGGTCCTGAGCCAGAGTTCTTCATCTTTGACTCGGTCAAGTTCAAGTCCGATATCTCCGGTTCCATGTTCAAGATCTTCTCCGAACAGGGTTCGTGGATGTCCGACCAAGACATCGAAGGCGGCAACAAGGGCCACCGTCCGGGCATCAAAGGTGGCTACTTCCCAGTTCCGCCGTTCGACCACGACCACGAAATCCGTACCTCCATGTGCAACGCCATGGAAGAAATGGGCCTGGTCATCGAAGTTCACCACCACGAAGTGGCCACTGCCGGCCAAAACGAAATCGGTGTGAAGTTCAACACCCTGGTCGCCAAGGCTGACGAAGTACAAACCCTGAAGTACTGCGTACATAACGTGGCCGATGCGTACGGCCGTACCGCGACCTTCATGCCTAAGCCACTGTACGGCGATAACGGTTCGGGTATGCACGTTCACCTGTCCATCGCCAAAGAAGGCAAGAACACCTTCGCTGGCGAAGGTTATGCCGGCCTGTCCGACACCGCCCTGTACTTCATCGGCGGCATCATCAAGCACGGTAAGGCCCTGAACGGCTTCACCAACCCGTCGACCAACTCCTACAAGCGTCTGGTGCCAGGTTTCGAAGCGCCGGTAATGCTGGCCTACTCGGCCCGCAACCGTTCCGCCTCGATCCGTATTCCTTACGTGTCCAGCCCTCGCGCTCGCCGTATCGAAGCGCGTTTCCCGGACCCAGCGGCCAACCCATACCTGGCCTTCGCTGCCCTGGTCATGGCCGGCCTGGACGGCATCCAGAACAAGATCCACCCAGGCGATGCCGCCGACAAGAACTTGTACGACCTGCCGCCTGAAGAGGCCAAAGAGATCCCACAAGTGTGCGGCAGCCTGAAAGAAGCCCTGGAAGAGCTGGACAAGGGCCGTGCGTTCCTGACCAAGGGCGGCGTATTCAGCGACGACTTCATCGATGCCTACATCGAGCTGAAAAGCGAAGAAGAA